The DNA sequence TCTAGTGACGGGTGAAAAGGTGTCAAAGAAATCTACATTCTCTCTTTGTCTAAAACCCTTTGCTACTAAGCGAGCTTTGTATTTGTCAACGGTTCCATCGggtttcaatttctttttcggaatccacttacaacctatagtTTTGCACCCGTGGTAAGTTTGTATAATGCGGGTTTTATTCTTAATAAGTGAGTCCATTTCATCATCAACGGCCTCTTTGCCACAGGTCGGCATCTATGGAAGACAAAGCTTCTTGGAGGTTGGCGGGGATCCTCTCCTAAGGTGTAAGCACAAAAATGCGAACCAAAAGTTTTTTCTACTCTAGCTCTCTTGCTTCTTCTAGGTTACATTTCATTACTCTCGGTGTGCTCATTATCCCTAATGGTAGGAACATTGCTAGTAGATGTACCCCCACTTTATTTCTTAATTTAAAAGGAAATCTATGTTCATAAAATTCGGCATCATTAGATTCCTTATAACATGTGCATTCGAATCATAGAATCTATATGCTTTGCTATTCACCGCATATCCAATAAATACACATTCATAGGCTCTACTAGCGAGTTTTATTCTCTTAGGATCGGGAATCCTAACATAAGCTAAACAACCCCAGGGTTCTAAAATAAGACACATTTGGTTGCCTATTTTTCAAGATCTCATAAGGTGAAAATTTACTCTTAGTTTTAGGAACTCTATTCGAACATAACAAACGATCAATAAAATTTCACCCCACCGGTGAGATGCGGCAGAGAATTCAACAAAATAGCCACAACTAATTCGGTAAAtgttctattttttctttcgGCTTTAGTTCATTTCGGGTGAATATGGTGCGGTCCTTTCGTGTATCATACCATGTGAATTATAAAATTCAATAAACGAGTTTGATTCATATTCGAGTTCCTCATCACTACGaagcatttttattttcttattatattgaTTCTCAATTTCGGCTACGAATAATTTAAACATGTCAAGtgcatcatttttatttttcatcaagTACATAAGTAAAGTCGAACGGTCATACtatgaaagtaataaaataacgtTTACCATTTACGGTTAGCGTTCCATCAAGTTCACATATATCGGAATGTATCAAATCTAAAGGTTCGGTTTTTTTAGTAGCGATTTATGTGGTGTCTTAGTTATTTTTGCTTGACTACAAAAGATACATTTTTCAAAATCCTTTTCGACATTTTCGGGATTAAGCCAATATTACTCATATTCTTAATGATACGTTTATTAACATGACAAAGTCTAGAATGCCAAACATTAAAATCACACGGCATGTAAGCGAAGAAGATACTTTATTAAATTCAACATTTAATTTAAACATTCCATCGGTAGCATAACCCTTCCCCACAAAAGTACCATTCTTAGTGATGGTGTACAAATCGGCCCAAATTGTTTGAGTAAACCCGGccttattaagcaaaaaacCGAAACCGAGATTCTTTCTCATCTCGGGAGTGTGCATTACATCTTTCGGCAATAAGGTTCTTCCGAGGTAAACTTTAGCTCCACGTTTCCGAGTTCCGGCAACAATAGTGGTGTGGGAATCTCCCAAACAACACTTTCTTGTCATCGACGGCAGGTGTATGTCTTAAACATAGCACGATCATAGCGAAACATGGCGAGAGGCGCCGGTGTCTACCCACCATCCTTCGATCCACCAATCATATTGATCTCGGAGATCATAGCTATAAAAGCTTCTTCGGTCAAGTTAGCACACGGAGCGAAACTAGGCTTGTTCAGACACTTTCGTGCCATATGACCGGCTTGTTACGGTTGTAACACAAAAGCATCGGGGTCATTCGTTTATGTGGAGGTGGGCACCTTCCATGTTGGTTCTATTATGGTTCCAACTCGATTATTGTTACGAGGAGGGTTGTTGCGGTTAGAATTAGAATTCGAGTTGCGGTTCTGATTCTTAAAATTTTTGCCATTAGGCTTCGAAGCCGTGGTGTGGATTTCTTAGTGTTGTTGTTTGAAGAAACAAGCACTTCATCTTTACTGGTCTTGTTTTCTTGCTTCCTCCTGTATACGAAGGCGGGTGATCAAACTTTCTAAGGAAAATTCCTTAGTCTTATGCACGAGTACTTTTGAAATCCTTCGGGAAGGGGTAACTTATCAATTAATACGAAAGACTTGAAGCTTGTTCATCTAAAGTCATACCTTCGAGATGATCTCATGTGCAATTTTACGAAGCTCGTGAGATTGGGCTTCCACGGAGTTTGTCGTCCACCATTTGATACTTGAGGTAGCGGCCCGACGGCATACTTTTTAGTTCCGGCTTCCGGTATCGTATTTTAACTTTGAGCATCCCATATTTCGTTTCTTGATTTATACGAATTATAATAGTCATACGGATCGTCGAATCGTTAAGAATAAAATTCTTACGAGAGGAAGTCATTTTCGACCCGGGAGTCCAAATCCTTTTGTTGCTTCTCGCGTTCGGCCTCTTTGTCCTTGTCGGTAGAAGCTTCGAGGAGACGGCGAAACGAGCGGTGAGAACGAAAGCAACTTTCTTCATCGTCGGGTAGAACAACATCTTGTTTCCATCGGCTTAAAATGTAATCCTCGAAACGGAAAGGCTTGTTAATATCGTTAGAAGCGAGAACCCGAGAAAATTCATCGGTAGCGGCCATAGCGAGCTGGACGTCTTAAAATTGTTATACGAAATTAAATACGGTAAAATTGGAGCAGATTACGATAGAATAATCTGGTGAGTCGCGGACAatgtcgctctctttaagacgtttcGCGGCTGCGAAGTGTGCACGGCGATCCCCAGCAACCACGGCGTCCCAGGGATAAAACGGCCTCTGTATAATACGATACGTTGCAAGGCGCGTATcgctctgtaacaccctactgtttgctctcagaaaaatcgtaaagaaagaaaagaattttttttttaatgtagaaAAGATATGTTCTTACGTTGTTCTGATACGACTTATATAGAAGTCGATCGAAGGAAAAAAACGGTAAGAAAACGGTAATATTATCGTGGGAGGAGTTGGATCGTGGGAGGAAAAGGCGGATCATTGACTGATCGCGTTTTACCTCTTCTGATCacgtgttaaaaattaattaataaataaataaataaataaaaataaatctttatttaattaaataatttttcttcaaaaaataaagtgacacCTCACCCGCCAACCCGGCCCGGCTCGGATCGGTCGGTCGGACGGACGGCGGCGGCGGcgcgcgcgcgcgtgtgtggtGGTCCAGTGTGTGAGTCCTCACCCATGCGCGCAAAACTGGGTACCCCTTGGGGCGGCCGTATCTCAAAGCTTGCCTTAGATATACACTTAAAATGTAGTGTTTACATCGTATGGAATTCCTATACTTTCACACACttcacttttctatttttacatatttcatacaaagttcCAACATTTGCACATTGAgatctttttttttatgaggGAAAAAAGTATTTGATTATATAGGGACATAGGATTATTATTTTACTGATAATTTAATCAAAGTTAATAGGCGAATCACCCCATTAAGCtatagttaataaatattttgaatACCAAGCCACACTAGCCACCAGCTAGTTGTCTTGTAATATTTATCCAATCGTTTCattgttcaaaaaaatatttatccaATCCATTTTGTcagaaaaaaataacaaaatagaaaaagaaatcCTACGGTTCGTCGGTTAATGCAACAACTCCGCAAAAAATCTAACCATACACGTGGATTCCACCCATATAAAGATGCATGTTAATTTACTGTCCCATAGTAGTATGCTGCCACGTGTACATAGACGTGGCAAATTAGTTTCTTTCAGATTTATCAGGGTGTCTGATTATACCCACTTATCTTCCTACGTGGCATGATATTATTGGTTATTAGACTGTATTTACCGGCCGAAGGTGTTTATAATATTCTATTGGCCAAGTTAAAAATATCTATCTACGTGGTCAGAAAATGGATCAGAAAAATGCAGTAGCCAATAAAGAAAAGTGTATTTCTctggacaaaataataaaatatatgtaccaGCATACGTATATGTCTACttttattacataaaaaaaataaataaataagagtttactatttctatatttttaacATCGTTCATCAATTATTCACAATTTCATATTAATAAAAGTTATCTTCGACTGTactcagaaaaataaaaaaagttatctTCGACCTATCACTATATATACTATGAATGagtgatgatttttttttttgttttgttagcCAACTCTAAAAAAAGGTagcagtaatttttttttttttttgagaactgGTAGTAGTAATATTAAAGCAATAAATAATAACACATCAAGTCATTTTTAAGGATAATTTTCACTAAAaatcagaaaagaaaaaaatatattaataagtttgtaaaaaaagggcatattaaaccattttattggttttaactatttttatacattttaggAGATCGATgtatatattttccaaaatattcAATATTTAGTCATATAATTTCTTCCTACTGCTTAAAAAACCTAATAAGTTattgtaaatatattttctttttttttaaaaaaaaaaaaaagaagaaatagtTATTTGTCACTAACgtcaaaaaaatatctataattCGTAAAGTAAATCATAAAttctaacattttttttttcaaataaatattttgaaaatatacatatatttggaTATATGGCACACATGCCTTGttaattacaaaaagaaaaaaaaaatctcaactaATATTGTATTGAAAAGAGGAGATAAAGGATTAGGAAATAGTACGCTTTTCTAGAAGAGCTGATTGAAGCTTTCTAGAAAGTTGTAGAAGAAGGAAGCTAGTTATAGTGATGGAAATTCACAATAGCAGAAGAAGCTTCTAGCACAATCATATTAATTTCATATGCTTCCCACTTGTTTCCGTTCTCACATTCCAGgccttttatcatttttttctttctttctctcttttttattggaaattatatatataagataataCAAATGgaattacataaataattataatttaagaaaaaataaaataaaataacaatcaatcaaaatatttaGGAGTGTAAGTAGGTCGGGTCTGATCCGACTATGATTTGACTTGATCCAGATCATGTAAGGATCTATCCCGCCCGCTCCTTTAAATCAGATACCTGGAttggatcagatccgacccgaCTTATTCAGATCGAATTTGATCCGACCcgactctttttttttaaaaaaaaagaattttaatattaacttataattttatatctatttaattttgtattagtattattaaatACAATACTATGTTTGGTATTGACATGTATAAATAGATTGTGTAAAGattcgggtccgggtcctggtctcgGGTCCCGAGTTTGGTcttggtccaggttcgggttccGATctcggtccgggtctgggtctgggtcccgggtctaggtccgagtccgGGGTCTGGGTCCAAactaggttcgagttcgggtccgggGTCGGGGTCCGGACCAGGTCCGGGTACCGGGCCTGAGTTCGGGtcccgggtctaggtctggattcgggtccgggtccgggtcccgagtccaggtcctAAGGTATCCGAGTCTGGGGTCCAAGTCTTGagttaagtttttttaaaataaattgaaatcggGTCGGATCAAATCCGATCTATAAAAAAATTAGGCGGGGCAGAGCGAATCTGATCCAAGATCCAATAAGTATCCGAATGTTTCGGATCAGAGGTGATTCGTCGGATCGGAACTCCAACCCGCTCCAACTAAATAGATCTTTTTGATATGCctaaaaatattacaacaatcTCATCACATTTACAAGCCTATCAAACGCTATGGAAAGTTAGCAATCACTTCTATTGGGTATGGATTCTTCTaaggttgtttttgttttttttaaaagcaaTGATATATCATTGTACAATAAAAATAAGAGTTCACCAGTCTAATAACCAAAAACTAATTATCTCAAACACAAAAAGGGAAATTGTTCAACTAAACAAGTAATTTATCTAACCGAAAAGCATAAATCGATAAACTGTTAATCTTTATGTAACCATATTAACCATACGACGAGCATGAACTAAGGATACTCTGTTAGAGAGtctcacattgctaatgtgtagAAAGATAAtaaaaggaaaatttacatatatactGCTTTTTCACCGAAACTTTACAAATATACTGCAACACGACAAATACAACTTTTTTACTGTCCAAGCCCAATAACTTAAGTTTTATACTGTGAACagtaaaaaacacaaaaaaacgGGAACTCCTTCGTGTTTGGGGACGGGCCGGAGTCGGAGATAaccaagaaaaaaccattaaatCCGGCTAAGAGTTTTTGCTAAATCTAAGGATAATCGAAGAACaagatttacaaaagatttttccccaaaaaacAGAGGTAAACACAACAAAACCCAAATTAGTTTAATTCTTAAAAAactacacacaaaaaaaaacccagatttagatctgaagtttaagaaaaaaaaaacgaaaaaaataatttgatgtTGTTTAATTTATGATGTGAATTGATAAATGAGGGttgttttattgttaatttgCCGTTTCTAACACAAAATGATTGGTAAATATACTTGACAAACTACTACAGTTGTTCATACAAAAAATTAGGGTTGTTCTAATGTTGTTTTGCCGTTATTAATACAAAAACattcttaattatatgtatcaaaaaaatagcataagaataactaataaaaaatatactggGTAATTTTGTTTGGTTGTTTTGCTGTTGTTTTACTCTTGTTGTATTGTTGTTTTAACATGAAATAATACACGTAAATGTAATATATGGAACAATGACATGTAATGGAACTTCTACCAGTACTCATaaagagcaatggacaatggAATGAAGATTACAATTATGTCAACTATGTGGCTAGTGGAGAATTCATACCAACAAAATGCAATTATGAAGAGCTACTGCAAATACTGCTTACTTCATTGGGGTGCGAAAACACCAGAACAACACTACAAATACAGTACCAAGCTAAAAAAGGAATACCACCGATAAAAATATTCAACGATCGAAGCCTCTACTTTTACTTGgaattgaaaatcaaagaaacagATTTCACCACATATCCACTATGCGTCAACCAGGAAAACAACAACACAACACCTGCTGCAACACCAAATTTGATATCCACAACAACACCGTATGAAGATAATGTGGCAATGAtcgaaaacaacacaacaacgcttgaaaacaacataacaacAACAGAATCATACACAGCGGGACAGcaaacagaagaaggggaacagTCAGAAACAAGAGAATATGAGAACGAAAAATTCGACATAATTGATTATGCAAATCTGGTTGCTGAAGAAATGGTAGAAAAACttgaaaacaccagtaaaaaacTGGATCCAGAAATCGACCTCAACAATGCAAAGTTAATAACAGACAAGCATCACCCGAAGTGGAAAAAGGACAGGCATACAAAGACAAGGAAACTCTGAAGAATGTCCTCAGCTACTACGCAATCAAAAACAACTTTCAGTACAAAGTGTGGAAGTCCTGCTCTTAAGAGTACAGTTTGAAATGTGTTTACGAAAGCTGCAATTGGTCTCTACGAGCATCGAGAAATGGCCCAACAAACACATTCATAATCAGGAGGTTCTCAAAAATCCACACATGCCTCATAAATATTAGGCATGAAGACCAAAGGCAAGCAACATCGAAACTGATCGGGAAATGCATAAAACTGAAGTTTCTGAACATAAAGACAAAGGCAACACCGATGGACATAAAAGGAGAGTTGAAATACAGGTATGACATCAAGATGAACTACATGAAAGCTTGGAGAAGTAAGGAACATGCAGTAAATGACTTAAGAGGAAACACTAGTGACTCGTACAACCTAATACCGAGTTTCTTACACATGGTGGAAAAAAGAAACCCAGGATCAGTTGTGGATCTGAAAACAACAGAAGACAACATCTTACTTTTTGTTTTCATGGCGTTGGACGCATCCATAAAAGGGCGGGGAGCATGCAGACCGATAGTTGTGGTGGACGGAACATTCCTCAAAACAGCTTATGGGGGAACTTTGTTGTGCGCATGCACACAAGATGCAGCAAGTCATATTTTTCCACTAGCGTTTTGTGTTGCAGATTCTGAGAATGACCAATCTTGGAAATGgttcttcaaaaaatttaaagaagcgTATGGGGTCCGGGAACACCAATGCCTAATTTCAGACAGGAATGAAAGCCTCATCAAAGCAGAAATATATCCAGAAATTACACACAGTTTCTACGGGTACCACATTTTGAGCAACCTTAAAACAAGCTTCAAACAACATGCTGCCAAATACAATCTGCCATTCTTTGGAGCAGTGAAAGCCTACACAGAAAAGCAATTCGAGTTCCCCATGGCTGAATTGGATGGATTGGACAAACGCATAAGACCTTACTTAAAAAAAGTCGGTTATGAAAAGTGGTCAAGAATTCATAGCCAAAACAAGAGGTATTCTACAATAATCTCAAACATATCAGAATCACTGAACGCCGCAAATCTAGCAGCAAGGGAGCTACCAATTACAACCCTGCTAGAATGCTTGAGAGCATTGGTGCAACAATGGACACATACTAATAGGACAAAAGTACACAACACCTTTATAAGCTATCACCAGCTGGAGAAGACATACTGCTTGAAAATTACACATACTCATTGAACCTGGAGGTAACATATTCATTAtgcttctttttttaaaaaaaaaaaaaaatcctaaacaAACAGTAAGTGCATATGTTGTTGTATTGTTGTTTTTATAGTTTTGTAGTGTTGTTGTTAAAATATcatctatgttttttttttttaataaaatttgaaacagGTTAAAGCAACAACAGATTACTTGTTCGAGGTAACAAGAATGAAAGAATCGTGAGAAGTAGACCTAGAAAAAAGAACATGCACGTGCAACAGGTTCCAAATAGATGAAATGCCCTGCGAGTGATGAGGGAGATGAACATGGACCTGTACACCTACTGTTCAGAttactacacaaaaaaaaattggctgGCAACTTATGCAGGGACAGTTTACCCAATAGGACACCAAAGTGAGTGGGAGGTACCGGAAGAAGTGAAGAATATTATAGTCTTGCCTCCGCATGAAAGAGTTAAATCAGGAAGACCAAAAACATTAAGAAGGAAAGCTGGATGGGAAAATGATCAACACAACAAGTGCAGCAAATGTGGGGAACTGGggcataacaaaagaacatgtAGCAGAATACGTAGAAGGGAATAAAAACAACAGCAGAACAACAgtggaaaaacaaaaaaaaaaactacacaaACATTTGAGAATGAGATATTgaggaatttaaatttttgaaatacatagagattaaagtttttatttgaaaacattGATTACATTGGGATTTGATAATACTTTAGATTGGATATTAAAAGATGTTTGATactaaattgaatatatatatatatatgaagtttATTACTTAAacagtttgttttttttattaatgaaatgAATATTTGTATTCAAAAAAGTTAATAACATTACTGAAttattattaaacacttgaaaagGTATCTTAACAACTGggagaaaaaaaaacagaaaaaaacaaaaaaactataagaaaagaaaatacataaaaagATGTGATgtgaaatgaaaatactaacaaATTTAACATAACAACTTGTTTATacataacaaaaagaaaaaaaaacatacagaAATAAAGATTACATATTGTCcacaaaaaaatgtaaaaacataaaagaagaTCAATGTTTGTTTCCAGAAACAACagtaaaaaaacataaaaacaacataaaaacaatgaCAATCTGATTGAAAAAGGACAAATCATTTCTTGGGAAGGCTGGGAGGGGCCTCGGATTCACTTTCAATGTTCTCAAGTTGCTTCTTCATGCCATAATGATAAAATAACACAGCCAAACGATCGCGGTGaattttcacatcaaaaccAGAGGATGGGATGGGTTTGCCATCAATGAAATACTCAGCAAATGATGCTACGAAAACACCACAATCACTGGAAAAAGACAAGaagaataacaaaaacaaacactatgagaacactagtaaaaaccAAAATCACATAACAAAAACATAACAATACAAAAAAGCAGTGAAAAACATTGAACATTATACATAAAACTTACGCTGTGACCTGCTCGGGTAAaccatcaacaacaacaatcgGGAACGGTTCCATCGTGCTAAACTTAGATTCATTGCGAAGGCCTTTGAAGTCTAACATAGAGAAATAATATggtaaaataacagaaaaagaCTTGCAAGCTTCTTTGGCAGCTGTCATATACCTTCCAGAACGCAATGAATTGTACAGATATATCCACCGCTCAGCTATGTTTAAACGACCACAAATCCAATGATCCTGTAATTTGACATTGATAGGCATAACAACATGATCAACCAAATGCCAAGGAGTGGCACATAATATCTTACCACCACAGATGTACTGGGTCACATTATGAGAAAGAGACAACACCGATATATCGTTCTTTTTCTCAACAAACTTCTCATACAAGCTTGTTATGCTAGAACAAAAAAGGTAATCAGTTGTGGTGACTTTGATTTTCGGCTCGGCTGAGTACATTATTTTCTTACGAAGATAGTAGAAAATAATGTCAATGTgctgcaaaaaaaaaagataataaaaaatccttcaatcttataaaaaaaactaacagaacaacacttaaaaacataaaataattaaaataaacaacaaaaacatataaataaaaaaaaaaacttacaaaattggTAAGGAAACAATTATGGTAGGCAAGGTTGTGAAACCACATCTTGTTGCTAATGTCCTCAACCCCAAAACGAAAGGGCGAAAATATTGTGTCCTTACCCTTACAATACACATTAGTTGTTGtgctaaaaaaaacaaaaaaaaaacatcaaaacacaaaaaaaaaaaaaataggaaaaaaaggGAAAACAATAAGATATATATAAGTGAAAACACCTACAAAATACTTACTTAGATTTATGCTTTCTAAGACCTGTATCAACCCAAGTGACAAACTCAGCTTCCAATTGCGGATCGACAGGTTCACCAATCTTGTTGTCCAACGGGCACAAACCACGCACATATTTAACCACCTTATAAACAGACTCATCAGGAGAAACTGAGGATGAACCTGATTTAGATGCACCAGAAGCAAGCTCAATGAATGGAGATTTCAAAACAGCTCCTTTCTTCCGATCCCTCTTTTGAGGACGTCAAATAGGAGTCTCTTGAAAAATAACCATTTCAAGATCATTCTTCTTAGAGGTCTCAACAGAAGCAGAGACATAAGTTGAGGAAccaatctgaaaaaaaaaaaaagaagaaaaaattactaaattttttttattaaaaaaagtacaatcaaaacactagtaaaaataatagaatattatataaacacacattataaagaaaaaagaaaagaaaaacaaaccaaattCTCCACAGCTTTAACAGTAGATGCAATTGTTGCATCAACATCAATGTTCTCTTCCACAACTTGATACTGGTCAGActgaca is a window from the Cannabis sativa cultivar Pink pepper isolate KNU-18-1 chromosome 1, ASM2916894v1, whole genome shotgun sequence genome containing:
- the LOC133031699 gene encoding uncharacterized protein LOC133031699 — encoded protein: MYSAEPKIKVTTTDYLFCSSITSLYEKFVEKKNDISVLSLSHNVTQYICGGKILCATPWHLVDHVVMPINVKLQDHWICGRLNIAERWIYLYNSLRSGRYMTAAKEACKSFSVILPYYFSMLDFKGLRNESKFSTMEPFPIVVVDGLPEQVTADCGVFVASFAEYFIDGKPIPSSGFDVKIHRDRLAVLFYHYGMKKQLENIESESEAPPSLPKK
- the LOC133030458 gene encoding uncharacterized protein LOC133030458 — its product is MDIKGELKYRYDIKMNYMKAWRSKEHAVNDLRGNTSDSYNLIPSFLHMVEKRNPGSVVDLKTTEDNILLFVFMALDASIKGRGACRPIVVVDGTFLKTAYGGTLLCACTQDAASHIFPLAFCVADSENDQSWKWFFKKFKEAYGVREHQCLISDRNESLIKAEIYPEITHSFYGYHILSNLKTSFKQHAAKYNLPFFGAVKAYTEKQFEFPMAELDGLDKRIRPYLKKVGYEKWSRIHSQNKRYSTIISNISESLNAANLAARELPITTLLECLRALVQQWTHTNRTKVKATTDYLFEVTRMKES